A DNA window from Campylobacter lari contains the following coding sequences:
- a CDS encoding tetraacyldisaccharide 4'-kinase produces the protein MTWLDRYFFKPNFLQKILAFLLLPFSFLYMIIAILNTKFKKELDFNLPIISIGNLTLGGNGKTPICKAIAAEFENCFIILRGYKRQSKGLIIVKHKDKILCSIKESGDEAMEYALTKHISGVIVSEDRVKGIQKAIELGAKIILLDDAFSKFHIKKLSILLQSKDEPFFDFTLPSGAYRLPKSFAKRADFIAKENEDFVRYSHVKENQKAILISSIAKPFRLYEHFIKARACYFFADHYTFQKEELEKLLKKHNCDTLMLTFKDYVKVKDFGFKTELIHLDIVLKDGFKQILQDYIDKFNNKEKNVTTLNPR, from the coding sequence ATGACTTGGCTTGATCGGTATTTTTTTAAACCTAATTTTTTGCAAAAAATTCTAGCCTTTTTGCTTTTACCTTTTAGCTTTTTATATATGATTATAGCTATTTTAAATACTAAATTTAAAAAAGAACTTGATTTTAATTTACCCATTATAAGCATAGGTAATCTAACCCTAGGAGGCAATGGAAAAACTCCCATTTGTAAAGCCATAGCTGCTGAATTTGAAAATTGTTTTATCATCTTAAGAGGCTATAAAAGACAAAGCAAAGGCTTAATCATCGTTAAACACAAAGATAAAATTTTATGCAGCATTAAAGAAAGTGGCGATGAAGCTATGGAGTATGCACTTACAAAGCACATTAGTGGAGTGATAGTAAGTGAAGATAGAGTTAAAGGCATACAAAAAGCTATCGAGCTTGGAGCAAAAATCATACTTTTAGATGATGCTTTTTCTAAATTTCATATTAAAAAACTTAGTATTTTATTACAAAGCAAAGATGAGCCTTTTTTTGATTTTACCCTACCTAGCGGGGCTTATCGTTTGCCAAAATCTTTTGCTAAAAGGGCTGATTTTATAGCTAAAGAAAATGAAGATTTTGTGCGTTATTCTCATGTAAAAGAAAATCAAAAAGCTATTTTAATAAGCTCTATTGCAAAGCCTTTTAGATTATATGAGCATTTTATCAAAGCTAGGGCTTGTTATTTTTTTGCTGATCATTACACTTTTCAAAAAGAAGAATTAGAAAAACTTTTAAAAAAACACAATTGTGATACCTTAATGCTAACCTTTAAAGACTATGTGAAAGTAAAAGATTTTGGCTTTAAAACAGAATTAATTCATCTTGATATTGTTTTAAAAGACGGCTTTAAGCAAATTTTGCAAGATTATATTGATAAATTTAACAATAAGGAAAAAAATGTTACTACACTCAACCCAAGATAA
- a CDS encoding MBL fold metallo-hydrolase, whose product MRILKQPCGMYETNCYIIDHNNKQIIIDPGENAYKFIKENTSKPLAILNTHGHYDHVYDNAKVKMAYEIPIFIHKDDAFMLKDPFNYGFEYSSADVLIENENEFSIDEFKFKFHHFPGHTPGCCMIELVGKDVLFSGDFLFYRSIGRWDFPYSDATKMKESLLKILAYEKDFKLFPGHGEESSLREEQSAIPAWLRYFH is encoded by the coding sequence ATGCGTATTTTGAAACAACCATGTGGAATGTATGAAACAAATTGTTATATTATAGATCATAATAACAAGCAAATTATCATCGATCCGGGAGAAAATGCTTATAAGTTTATCAAAGAAAATACAAGCAAACCTTTAGCTATTTTAAATACCCATGGTCATTATGATCATGTTTATGATAATGCTAAAGTTAAAATGGCTTATGAAATTCCAATTTTTATCCATAAAGATGATGCTTTTATGCTAAAAGATCCTTTTAATTATGGTTTTGAGTATTCAAGTGCTGATGTATTGATAGAAAATGAAAATGAATTTAGTATAGATGAGTTTAAGTTTAAATTTCATCATTTCCCAGGGCATACTCCAGGGTGTTGTATGATAGAACTTGTGGGCAAAGATGTGCTTTTTAGTGGGGATTTTTTATTTTATCGTAGTATTGGTAGGTGGGATTTTCCTTACTCAGATGCAACTAAGATGAAAGAGAGTTTGCTTAAAATTTTAGCTTATGAAAAAGATTTTAAGCTTTTTCCAGGGCATGGAGAAGAAAGTTCTTTAAGAGAAGAGCAAAGTGCAATTCCTGCTTGGTTAAGGTATTTTCATTAA
- the thrC gene encoding threonine synthase has product MLLHSTQDKNHQVSFSKALLSPSAPNNALYAPLNLPKLDNEALKNLNYKELALKIIAAFDFDLEPEVFEKALKTYESFDDKTCPINLRKINDKLYINELFHGPTRAFKDMALQPFGVLLEYLKKDDDFLIMCATSGDTGPATLKSFENKKGIKVVCIYPNEGTSKTQALQMTHSNASNLKSIAIEGNFDDAQNALKTLLNDEDFKNTLKEEKLSLSAANSVNFGRILFQIIYHYYASLKIDKTIDIIIPSGNFGDALGAYYAKKMGANIGKIKIASNSNNILSEFFNTGKYDLRNKSLQKTISPAMDILISSNIERLLFDKFKDERTKELMQALKNEKYYELSQKELKLLQEDFEADFCNDDECMQYIKQYSHLGLLDPHTCTCFKMLDSNTTTLITSTAQWSKFTPSMYQAIYNKECQDEQACMQELAKEFKQEIHPNIASLFTSTQKQNQVYKLKNLKQTIIEWIKQ; this is encoded by the coding sequence ATGTTACTACACTCAACCCAAGATAAAAATCACCAAGTAAGCTTTTCAAAGGCCTTACTTAGCCCTAGTGCACCTAATAATGCTTTATATGCACCACTTAATCTACCAAAGCTTGATAATGAAGCTTTAAAAAATTTAAACTACAAAGAATTAGCCTTAAAAATCATCGCAGCTTTTGATTTTGATTTAGAGCCTGAAGTTTTTGAAAAAGCTTTGAAAACTTATGAGAGTTTTGATGATAAAACCTGCCCTATTAATTTAAGAAAAATTAATGATAAGCTTTATATTAATGAATTATTTCATGGGCCAACAAGAGCTTTTAAAGACATGGCATTGCAGCCTTTTGGCGTGCTTTTAGAATACTTAAAAAAAGATGATGATTTTTTAATCATGTGTGCTACAAGTGGCGATACAGGGCCTGCTACGCTAAAAAGCTTTGAAAATAAAAAAGGCATAAAAGTAGTTTGCATTTACCCAAATGAAGGCACAAGCAAAACTCAAGCTTTACAAATGACACACTCAAATGCAAGCAATTTAAAATCCATAGCCATTGAAGGTAATTTTGATGATGCGCAAAATGCTCTAAAAACACTTTTAAATGATGAAGATTTTAAAAATACTTTAAAAGAAGAAAAGTTAAGTCTAAGTGCTGCAAATTCAGTTAATTTTGGAAGAATACTTTTTCAAATCATCTATCATTATTATGCTAGTTTGAAAATTGATAAAACAATTGATATCATCATTCCAAGTGGAAATTTTGGCGATGCTTTGGGAGCTTATTATGCTAAAAAAATGGGAGCAAATATAGGTAAAATTAAAATTGCTTCCAATTCAAACAATATCTTAAGTGAGTTTTTTAATACAGGCAAATATGATTTAAGAAATAAAAGCTTACAAAAGACTATTTCTCCTGCTATGGATATACTCATATCATCAAATATAGAAAGATTGCTTTTTGATAAATTTAAAGATGAACGCACCAAAGAACTTATGCAAGCTTTAAAGAATGAAAAATATTATGAGCTTAGCCAAAAAGAACTAAAGCTTTTACAAGAAGACTTTGAAGCTGATTTTTGCAATGATGATGAGTGTATGCAATATATCAAACAATACAGCCACTTAGGACTTTTAGATCCTCACACTTGCACTTGCTTTAAAATGCTTGATTCTAACACCACGACACTCATCACTTCCACAGCACAATGGAGTAAATTTACCCCAAGTATGTATCAAGCAATTTATAACAAAGAATGTCAAGATGAACAAGCTTGTATGCAAGAACTTGCAAAAGAATTTAAGCAAGAAATTCATCCAAATATTGCAAGCTTATTTACAAGCACTCAAAAACAAAATCAAGTTTACAAACTCAAAAATCTAAAACAAACTATTATAGAATGGATAAAACAATGA
- a CDS encoding NAD+ synthase, which yields MNYTKLQELLINFIKEQARDKNLILGLSGGIDSALVAHLCKKAVGEKLFVLLMPTKHSKKENLDDALMLCDHLQIHHKIIYIDEVLCAYEKICQDLNPLRFGNLAARVRMSLLYDYSALHNALVVGTSNKSELMLGYGTIYGDLACAFNPLATLYKSEVFELAKFIGVHENFIQKAPSADLWPNQSDEKDLGYKYEVLDEVLKALENNQSLENFDENLKNLILERMQNNAFKRKLPTTLKNTYDLA from the coding sequence ATGAATTATACAAAATTACAAGAATTATTGATCAATTTTATAAAAGAACAAGCAAGAGATAAAAATCTCATCTTAGGTTTAAGCGGTGGGATAGATTCGGCTTTAGTAGCTCATCTTTGCAAAAAAGCAGTAGGTGAAAAACTTTTTGTGCTTTTAATGCCTACAAAACATTCTAAAAAAGAAAATTTAGATGATGCGTTAATGCTATGTGATCATTTGCAAATTCATCACAAGATCATTTATATTGATGAAGTACTTTGTGCTTATGAAAAAATTTGTCAAGACTTAAACCCTTTACGCTTTGGAAATTTAGCTGCAAGAGTGCGTATGAGCTTGCTTTATGATTATTCAGCCTTGCATAATGCTTTAGTGGTAGGCACTTCTAATAAAAGTGAACTTATGCTTGGTTATGGAACTATTTATGGGGATTTAGCTTGCGCTTTTAATCCTTTAGCTACACTTTATAAAAGTGAAGTTTTTGAGCTTGCTAAATTTATAGGTGTACATGAAAATTTCATACAAAAAGCCCCTAGTGCTGATCTTTGGCCAAATCAAAGCGATGAAAAAGATCTTGGCTATAAATATGAAGTTTTAGATGAAGTTTTAAAAGCTTTAGAAAATAATCAAAGTTTGGAAAATTTTGATGAAAATTTAAAAAATTTAATCTTAGAGCGTATGCAAAATAATGCCTTTAAAAGAAAACTTCCAACAACATTAAAGAATACATATGACTTGGCTTGA
- the kdsB gene encoding 3-deoxy-manno-octulosonate cytidylyltransferase, whose amino-acid sequence MIIIPARLKSSRFKNKILCEIDNLPMFIYTAKKMQEVDEVYVALDDEEVLKIAQKHNIKAVLTSKNHESGTDRINEACQILKLNENELIINVQADEPFIETQNIKDFKEFSQKAFEDELCFMSSCYKEVDAKACDDPNLVKVVTDSNDYALYFSRSKIPYERANYKQNFKAHLGIYAYRVKNLQEFCTLKNSALEECEKLEQLRALENGKKIKMLKIQSQSIGIDTKEDYEKALAKFGVKK is encoded by the coding sequence ATGATAATCATACCAGCAAGATTAAAATCAAGTCGTTTTAAAAATAAAATTTTATGTGAGATTGATAATTTACCTATGTTTATTTATACAGCTAAAAAAATGCAAGAAGTTGATGAAGTGTATGTGGCACTTGATGATGAAGAGGTTTTAAAAATAGCACAAAAACACAATATAAAAGCAGTTTTAACAAGCAAAAATCATGAAAGTGGCACTGATAGGATCAACGAAGCTTGTCAAATTTTAAAACTAAATGAAAATGAGCTAATTATTAATGTCCAAGCTGATGAGCCTTTTATAGAAACACAAAATATTAAAGATTTTAAAGAATTTAGCCAAAAAGCTTTTGAAGATGAGCTTTGTTTTATGAGTAGTTGCTACAAAGAAGTAGATGCGAAAGCTTGTGATGATCCAAATTTGGTTAAAGTAGTTACTGATAGTAATGATTATGCTTTATATTTTTCAAGATCTAAAATTCCTTATGAAAGGGCAAATTATAAACAAAATTTTAAAGCCCACCTTGGAATTTATGCATATAGGGTTAAAAATTTACAAGAATTTTGTACTTTGAAAAACTCAGCTTTGGAAGAATGTGAAAAATTAGAACAATTAAGAGCCTTAGAAAATGGCAAAAAAATCAAAATGTTAAAAATACAAAGTCAAAGCATAGGTATAGATACAAAAGAAGATTATGAGAAAGCTTTGGCTAAATTTGGAGTTAAAAAATGA